Proteins encoded within one genomic window of Pedobacter africanus:
- a CDS encoding AAA family ATPase has protein sequence MNRKIKKIAIVGPESTGKSTITAQLATHYQTLWVPEYARYYCAALTEPCNLQDEINMFHGQVALEASILAIAQKDLIFCDTTFLTVKIWSDEVFGETPQVVLDALPEYRYDFYLLMDIDLPWQEDPLRDFPHQREHFMEVWHKELKALNANYVVVGGAEDRLSNAISAVEDLLLIK, from the coding sequence GTGAACAGGAAAATTAAAAAAATTGCCATTGTTGGTCCGGAGAGCACCGGCAAATCGACCATTACAGCGCAGCTGGCGACCCATTACCAAACCCTTTGGGTGCCCGAGTATGCCCGCTATTACTGTGCAGCATTAACTGAGCCTTGTAATTTACAGGACGAAATCAATATGTTTCACGGGCAGGTTGCGCTGGAAGCATCGATACTGGCCATTGCACAAAAAGACCTGATTTTTTGTGACACCACATTCCTTACTGTTAAGATCTGGAGCGATGAAGTTTTCGGGGAAACCCCACAGGTAGTCCTTGATGCATTGCCTGAGTATCGCTATGATTTTTACCTGCTGATGGATATTGACCTGCCCTGGCAGGAAGACCCTTTGCGCGACTTCCCGCATCAGCGGGAACATTTCATGGAAGTATGGCATAAAGAGCTTAAAGCCTTAAATGCAAACTATGTGGTTGTAGGCGGAGCGGAAGACCGGCTGAGTAATGCCATTTCAGCGGTAGAGGATTTGCTATTGATAAAATAA
- the pnuC gene encoding nicotinamide riboside transporter PnuC produces MIELLKDSFSQFFIQTGALEWFGVFTGILCVWLAAKNNIYSWPVAIVSVVIYIFIFFESKLYADMGLQFYFFFMNIYGWYYWSKNRNNPEASRPVANINQKEILLSVIGIVTFTFLLGQLLYKKTDASFPYLDSFCTACSLVAQIFLARKVIQNWLIWIFVDIIYVGMYVSKNLYATALMYAIYIYIAAVGYLDWRRAYREQEN; encoded by the coding sequence ATGATCGAATTACTGAAGGACAGCTTTTCCCAATTCTTTATCCAGACCGGGGCACTGGAATGGTTTGGTGTATTTACCGGGATATTATGTGTATGGCTGGCAGCCAAAAACAACATTTACAGCTGGCCCGTAGCTATCGTCAGTGTGGTCATCTACATTTTTATTTTCTTTGAATCGAAGCTGTATGCAGATATGGGGCTTCAGTTTTACTTCTTTTTCATGAACATCTATGGCTGGTATTACTGGAGCAAAAACAGGAATAACCCGGAGGCCTCCAGGCCCGTCGCCAATATCAACCAGAAAGAAATATTGCTGTCGGTCATTGGCATTGTCACTTTTACTTTCCTGCTGGGGCAGTTGCTTTATAAAAAAACAGACGCCTCCTTTCCTTATCTGGACAGTTTTTGTACCGCCTGCAGCCTGGTTGCCCAGATATTCCTGGCCCGGAAAGTGATACAGAACTGGCTCATCTGGATATTTGTTGACATCATTTATGTAGGGATGTATGTTTCTAAAAATTTGTATGCAACAGCCTTGATGTATGCCATATACATTTACATTGCAGCAGTTGGTTATTTAGACTGGAGGAGGGCTTATCGTGAACAGGAAAATTAA
- a CDS encoding ABC transporter ATP-binding protein, producing the protein MNLLLEYLKNHKWVVVLALFLAAVNIGFSLLDPYITGRIVDEFIEKKDVLNKSQFILGVLGLVGLSVGAAMVSRIAKNFQDYFTSIIVQKVGARMYADGLKHSLELPYQVFEDQRSGETLGILQKVRLDSEKFITSFISILFVSLIGMVFVIVYSVTVSYKVTLIYFSAIPIISFVSWFLSRKIKTIQRKIIGETTALAGSTTESLRNIELVKSLGLANQEIERLNKTTYKILGLELRKVKYVRSMSFVQGTTVNFVRSVMVVVLLILIFENTISPGQYFSFLFYSFFLFGPLQELGNVILAWREAEVSLGNFKRILSTPVDAKPLNPVKLEKINKLAFDSVSFKHLTGKHNALNNISFTTHKGETIAFVGPSGSGKTTLVKLLVGLYQPGEGEVFYNNSSGREIDLDLLREKIGFVTQDTQLFSGTIRENLQFVRPGATDEECMRVLQQAACNNLLARAENGLDTVIGEGGVKVSGGEKQRLSIARALLRQPDILVFDEATSSLDSLTEEEITATIRDISEHTSHITILIAHRLSTIKHADRIYVLERGHIIEEGKHDDLLALNGLYYAMWRQQIGERLEESV; encoded by the coding sequence ATGAATTTACTGCTGGAATATTTAAAAAACCATAAATGGGTAGTGGTTTTAGCCCTTTTTCTTGCTGCAGTTAACATCGGATTTTCTTTGCTGGACCCCTACATTACAGGTAGAATTGTAGATGAGTTCATTGAAAAGAAGGATGTGCTGAACAAAAGCCAGTTTATTTTGGGTGTACTGGGCCTGGTGGGCTTAAGTGTTGGAGCTGCAATGGTGTCCAGGATAGCAAAGAACTTTCAGGATTATTTTACCAGTATCATTGTGCAAAAAGTTGGGGCACGTATGTATGCTGACGGACTAAAACATTCGCTGGAACTGCCCTATCAGGTTTTTGAAGATCAGCGCAGCGGTGAAACACTCGGCATTCTTCAGAAAGTAAGACTGGATTCAGAGAAATTCATTACCTCTTTTATCAGTATCCTGTTTGTCAGCCTTATAGGGATGGTATTCGTTATCGTCTATTCGGTAACGGTAAGCTATAAGGTAACCCTCATTTATTTTTCTGCAATTCCCATCATCAGCTTCGTGAGCTGGTTCCTGAGCAGGAAAATAAAGACCATTCAAAGAAAAATCATTGGCGAAACTACTGCATTGGCCGGATCAACAACAGAATCTTTAAGAAATATAGAGTTAGTTAAAAGTCTGGGCCTTGCCAATCAGGAAATTGAAAGACTCAATAAAACTACCTACAAAATCCTGGGACTGGAACTTCGGAAAGTGAAATATGTAAGAAGCATGAGCTTTGTGCAGGGCACAACTGTAAATTTTGTCAGGAGTGTAATGGTAGTAGTATTGCTGATTCTCATTTTTGAAAACACCATTTCACCAGGACAGTATTTTTCTTTTCTTTTTTACTCTTTCTTCCTTTTCGGGCCGTTACAGGAGTTGGGCAATGTTATCCTGGCCTGGCGCGAAGCTGAAGTTTCGCTTGGGAATTTTAAACGTATTTTAAGTACTCCGGTAGATGCAAAGCCACTTAACCCGGTTAAACTGGAAAAAATAAATAAGCTGGCTTTTGACTCCGTTAGCTTCAAGCACCTTACGGGGAAACACAACGCATTGAACAATATCAGTTTTACCACTCATAAAGGAGAAACCATTGCTTTTGTCGGGCCCTCGGGTTCCGGTAAAACGACACTTGTAAAACTGCTCGTGGGACTTTATCAACCCGGTGAAGGTGAAGTCTTTTACAACAACAGCTCTGGCAGGGAAATAGACCTGGACCTGTTAAGAGAAAAAATAGGTTTCGTTACACAAGATACGCAGCTTTTTTCAGGCACTATCAGAGAAAACCTGCAATTTGTAAGGCCTGGTGCAACAGATGAAGAATGCATGCGTGTATTACAGCAGGCGGCGTGTAACAATCTGCTGGCGCGTGCAGAGAATGGCCTGGATACCGTAATCGGAGAAGGAGGGGTGAAGGTATCTGGCGGGGAGAAACAACGCCTTTCCATAGCCCGGGCGCTTTTACGTCAGCCTGATATCCTGGTTTTTGACGAGGCAACATCTTCCCTGGATTCTTTAACTGAGGAAGAAATTACTGCAACAATCAGGGATATATCGGAACATACCAGTCACATCACCATTTTAATCGCCCATAGGCTGTCTACGATTAAGCATGCAGACCGTATCTATGTATTGGAACGGGGACATATCATTGAAGAGGGGAAACACGACGATCTGCTGGCCCTGAATGGCCTTTATTATGCCATGTGGAGGCAACAGATAGGAGAACGCCTTGAAGAGAGCGTTTAA
- a CDS encoding TonB-dependent receptor: MKKSIIAALAVLLLPCFAMAQFSISGSVSEKSGQALPGASIRLKHKATGLITDAQGKYQFHNLKAGTYVLTASYIGYLSTEKTVRIATDATLDFVLSPQAFLADEVIVRATRAGDRSATTYKNIGKTEIEQNNFGQDLPFIINNTPGVVVTSDAGAGVGYTGIRIRGSDASRVNITVNGIPYNDSESQGTFWVNMPDFASSVDNIQIQRGVGTSTNGAGAFGGSVNIQTGSFSENAYAELNNSAGSFGTLKNTVKLGSGLIDGKWSFDGRLSRIKSDGFVDRGASDLKSYFLSGAYYGKTDLLRVNVFSGQEKTYQAWNGVPEAKLRGNLEGLKEHYANNRDYLYYTEADSLKLFNSNNRTYNQFTYKDQNDNYTQNHYQALYAKQFSEKFSFNGALHYTAGKGYFEEYKNGQKFSKYGLPDVTIGGSSVSRTNLVRRRWLDNDFYGFTYAFNYLPVSDLSFTLGGAYNQYRGKHFGQVIWAEYASNGDNDRHYYDGKGNKDDFNSFLKVNYTVDDKLNLFADLQYRNVAYAITGTDKNRNALDFHNNYNFFNPKAGATYFVDGQSNVYASFSVGNKEPNRDDFINLKSGLPVPKPEQLNNIEAGYRFKNSSLDAGINVYGMFYKDQLIFTGEINDGGDPYRQNVDKSSRMGIELDASYVISQQFALNANAALSRNKIKNYIDYIAEYDANFDFIGMQATTYASPDIAFSPNTVLFGELVYKPLSGFAIALQSKYVGRQYMDNTQNESRRLDAYWVSNARLGYDFRLKGIKNINIGVLVNNIFNEKYESNGYTYSSIYPWGKTTENFYFPQAGTNFLISLNLKF; the protein is encoded by the coding sequence TTGAAAAAATCAATTATTGCGGCCTTAGCCGTGCTGCTATTGCCATGCTTTGCTATGGCACAATTCAGTATTTCCGGTAGCGTATCAGAAAAATCAGGACAGGCACTTCCGGGTGCATCAATAAGACTGAAGCATAAAGCCACGGGCCTAATCACAGATGCACAGGGAAAATATCAGTTCCACAACTTAAAAGCCGGCACCTATGTGCTAACAGCCAGTTATATCGGTTACCTGAGCACAGAAAAAACAGTCAGGATAGCCACAGATGCTACACTGGACTTTGTACTCAGCCCCCAGGCATTCCTGGCAGATGAAGTGATAGTACGGGCAACAAGGGCAGGCGACCGCTCGGCCACAACCTATAAAAATATTGGCAAAACGGAAATTGAACAAAACAACTTTGGGCAGGACCTGCCTTTCATTATCAATAATACCCCTGGTGTGGTGGTAACTTCTGATGCGGGTGCAGGCGTGGGCTATACAGGCATCAGGATCCGGGGCAGCGATGCCAGCAGGGTCAACATTACGGTAAACGGGATTCCTTACAATGACAGCGAAAGCCAGGGTACCTTTTGGGTGAACATGCCCGACTTTGCCTCTTCTGTAGACAACATACAGATCCAGCGCGGTGTAGGGACTTCAACCAATGGGGCGGGCGCTTTTGGCGGCAGTGTCAATATCCAGACCGGTTCTTTTTCGGAGAATGCTTATGCTGAACTCAACAATTCGGCAGGTTCATTCGGGACTTTAAAAAATACCGTTAAGCTGGGCTCCGGGCTGATAGACGGCAAATGGAGTTTCGACGGACGTCTTTCAAGGATCAAATCCGATGGTTTTGTTGACCGCGGGGCATCCGACCTTAAATCGTATTTCCTTTCCGGAGCGTACTACGGCAAAACAGACCTTTTGCGGGTCAATGTTTTCTCCGGGCAGGAAAAAACCTACCAGGCCTGGAACGGGGTACCTGAGGCTAAGCTGCGTGGCAACCTGGAGGGCTTAAAGGAGCATTATGCCAATAACAGAGATTATTTGTACTATACCGAGGCCGATTCCCTGAAGCTGTTTAATTCAAACAACCGTACATACAACCAGTTTACGTATAAGGACCAGAACGACAATTATACCCAAAACCATTACCAGGCGCTATACGCAAAACAGTTCAGCGAAAAGTTCTCTTTTAACGGGGCCTTGCATTATACGGCTGGAAAAGGTTATTTCGAAGAATATAAAAACGGCCAAAAGTTCAGTAAGTACGGCCTGCCCGATGTCACTATCGGAGGATCGTCTGTAAGCAGAACAAACCTGGTGCGCAGGCGCTGGCTGGACAATGATTTTTATGGTTTTACCTATGCTTTCAATTACCTGCCCGTGTCTGACTTAAGCTTTACATTGGGTGGTGCCTACAACCAGTACAGGGGCAAGCATTTCGGTCAGGTGATCTGGGCCGAATATGCCTCAAACGGCGACAATGACCGTCATTATTATGATGGTAAAGGCAACAAAGACGACTTTAACAGCTTTCTGAAAGTAAATTATACGGTTGACGACAAGCTGAACCTGTTCGCCGATTTACAATACAGGAATGTGGCTTACGCCATTACGGGAACAGACAAGAACCGTAATGCGCTTGATTTCCACAATAATTATAACTTTTTTAATCCCAAAGCCGGGGCTACTTATTTTGTAGATGGGCAAAGCAATGTCTATGCGTCGTTCAGTGTGGGAAACAAGGAGCCCAACCGCGATGATTTCATCAACCTGAAAAGCGGCTTGCCGGTACCAAAACCGGAGCAGCTGAACAATATAGAAGCTGGCTATCGCTTCAAAAACAGCAGTCTGGATGCAGGAATTAATGTCTACGGCATGTTTTATAAAGACCAGCTGATCTTCACCGGCGAGATCAATGACGGAGGTGACCCTTACCGTCAGAATGTAGACAAAAGCTCAAGAATGGGTATTGAGCTGGACGCTTCGTATGTGATCAGCCAACAGTTTGCCCTGAACGCCAATGCAGCCTTAAGCAGGAACAAGATCAAAAACTATATTGATTACATTGCAGAATACGATGCCAATTTCGATTTTATAGGTATGCAGGCAACTACCTACGCCAGCCCGGATATTGCTTTCTCGCCCAATACGGTATTGTTTGGAGAGCTGGTGTATAAACCGCTATCGGGCTTTGCCATAGCCCTGCAAAGTAAATATGTAGGCCGGCAGTACATGGACAATACACAAAACGAAAGCCGCAGGCTCGATGCTTATTGGGTCAGCAACGCCAGATTAGGCTACGATTTCCGTTTAAAGGGAATTAAAAACATCAACATAGGGGTATTGGTGAACAACATCTTTAATGAGAAATATGAGAGCAATGGTTATACCTACAGCTCCATTTACCCATGGGGAAAAACAACAGAGAATTTTTACTTTCCTCAGGCCGGAACTAATTTCTTAATTTCGCTGAACCTGAAATTTTAA
- the carB gene encoding carbamoyl-phosphate synthase large subunit — protein sequence MPKDTSIRSVLIIGSGPIIIGQACEFDYSGSQAALSLKDEGIEVSIINSNPATIMTDKVIGDHVYLWPLTVDSIEQILQERKIDAVLPTMGGQTALNLCIEADERGIWEKYGVKVIGVDVAAIEKTENREAFRQLMVDIGVGVAKSKIANSFLEGKEAAQEIGYPLVIRPSYTLGGYGGGFVHKKEEFDQALKRGLEASPTHEVLVEQAVLGWKEYELELLRDSNDNVIIICSIENFDPMGIHTGDSITVAPAMTLSDRCYQDMRNQAIKMMRAIGNFAGGCNVQFSVNPDNDEIIAIEINPRVSRSSALASKATGYPIAKIAAKLAIGYNLDELENQITKTTSAYFEPTLDYVIVKVPRWNFDKFKGANMELGLQMKSVGEVMAIGRTFIEALQKACQSLEIGRAGLGADGKHKRNIDEIMHGLEHASWNRLFLIKDAMSMGVPLESIRKVTRIDKWFLSQIQELVHLETELKRYSLNNIPKDFFFTLKQKGFSDVQIAYLLGNVTEDEVYERRKSLGIRRVYKMVDTCAAEFAAQTPYYYSTFEEENESQPSDRKKIIVLGSGPNRIGQGIEFDYSCVHGLLAAKESGFEAIMVNCNPETVSTDFNMADKLYFEPVFWEHVREIIELEKPEGVIVQLGGQTALKMAEKLHENGIRIIGTSYNDMDVAEDRGRFSDLLKELEIPYPKYGVAENAEEAIVVANEVGYPVLVRPSYVLGGQGMSIVINDEDLEKAVVKLLGDLPGNRVLIDHFLDRAEETESDSICDGEDVHIVGLMEHIEPAGIHSGDSSAVLPPFSLSEKVMNDMEVYSKKIAKALNVIGLLNIQFAVKDEKVYVIEANPRASRTVPFIAKAYDVPYINIAAKVMLGVNKLKDFTIERKLEGYAIKEPVFSFNKFPEVTKELGPEMKSTGEAIRFIRNTEDPYFRQLYKDKSMYLSK from the coding sequence ATGCCAAAAGACACCTCCATACGCTCAGTATTAATTATCGGATCGGGCCCTATCATTATTGGTCAGGCTTGCGAATTTGATTACTCCGGATCTCAAGCCGCTTTATCTTTAAAAGACGAGGGGATTGAAGTTTCGATCATCAATTCAAATCCTGCGACAATCATGACCGACAAAGTGATTGGCGACCATGTTTACCTCTGGCCTTTAACGGTAGATTCAATAGAGCAGATCCTTCAGGAACGCAAAATCGACGCTGTATTGCCTACCATGGGCGGACAAACAGCCTTAAACCTGTGTATTGAGGCAGACGAGCGTGGAATTTGGGAAAAATATGGGGTTAAAGTAATCGGTGTGGATGTCGCCGCAATCGAGAAAACAGAAAACCGGGAAGCCTTCCGCCAGCTGATGGTAGATATAGGTGTAGGAGTTGCAAAATCAAAAATTGCCAACTCTTTCCTTGAAGGTAAAGAAGCGGCCCAGGAAATTGGTTATCCGCTGGTTATCCGTCCTTCCTATACCTTAGGTGGTTACGGAGGTGGTTTCGTACACAAAAAAGAAGAATTTGACCAGGCCCTGAAACGCGGCCTTGAGGCTTCTCCAACCCACGAGGTATTAGTAGAGCAGGCGGTTTTAGGCTGGAAGGAATACGAACTGGAACTGCTGCGGGACAGCAATGATAACGTAATCATTATCTGTTCTATTGAAAACTTTGATCCGATGGGTATCCATACAGGAGATTCCATTACCGTAGCACCGGCAATGACCTTGTCCGACCGTTGTTATCAGGATATGCGTAACCAGGCGATCAAAATGATGCGTGCCATCGGAAACTTTGCCGGCGGTTGTAACGTACAGTTCTCAGTAAATCCCGACAATGATGAGATCATCGCTATCGAGATCAATCCCAGGGTCTCGCGTTCATCTGCGCTGGCCAGCAAGGCAACAGGATATCCGATCGCTAAGATCGCCGCTAAACTGGCCATAGGATATAACCTGGATGAACTGGAAAACCAGATCACCAAAACAACATCGGCCTACTTTGAGCCTACATTAGACTATGTCATCGTGAAAGTACCACGCTGGAACTTCGATAAGTTTAAGGGGGCCAATATGGAGCTGGGCCTGCAGATGAAATCTGTAGGTGAGGTGATGGCCATTGGCCGTACCTTTATCGAGGCCCTTCAAAAAGCGTGTCAGAGTCTGGAAATCGGCCGTGCAGGTCTGGGCGCCGACGGCAAACACAAAAGAAATATAGACGAGATCATGCATGGCCTGGAGCACGCCAGCTGGAACCGTTTGTTCCTGATCAAAGATGCCATGAGCATGGGCGTGCCATTGGAGTCAATCCGCAAAGTTACCCGTATCGACAAATGGTTCCTGTCGCAAATACAGGAACTGGTGCATCTGGAAACAGAACTGAAACGTTATTCACTAAACAATATCCCTAAAGATTTCTTCTTTACCTTAAAGCAAAAAGGCTTCTCAGATGTGCAGATTGCCTACCTGCTGGGCAATGTAACCGAAGATGAGGTTTACGAACGCAGAAAATCTTTAGGCATCAGACGCGTATATAAAATGGTGGATACCTGTGCTGCCGAATTTGCTGCACAAACCCCATATTACTACTCCACTTTTGAAGAGGAGAATGAATCGCAGCCTTCCGACAGGAAAAAAATTATCGTACTGGGCTCTGGTCCAAACCGTATCGGTCAGGGTATAGAATTCGATTACTCTTGTGTACACGGTTTGCTGGCTGCTAAAGAAAGCGGTTTTGAGGCGATCATGGTAAACTGTAACCCTGAAACGGTATCTACAGATTTTAACATGGCCGATAAGCTCTACTTTGAGCCTGTATTCTGGGAGCATGTTCGCGAAATCATTGAGCTGGAAAAACCGGAAGGGGTAATTGTACAGCTGGGCGGACAAACAGCTTTAAAGATGGCCGAGAAACTACATGAAAATGGCATCAGGATCATCGGTACTTCATACAATGATATGGATGTTGCAGAAGACAGGGGCCGTTTCTCTGATCTGCTGAAAGAACTGGAGATCCCTTATCCTAAATACGGCGTAGCAGAAAATGCTGAAGAAGCCATCGTGGTGGCCAATGAAGTAGGATACCCGGTCCTGGTAAGACCCAGTTATGTACTGGGCGGTCAGGGAATGAGCATCGTGATCAATGACGAAGACCTGGAAAAAGCTGTGGTAAAACTGCTGGGCGACCTGCCAGGAAACCGCGTGCTGATCGATCATTTCCTCGACAGGGCAGAAGAAACGGAGTCTGACTCGATCTGCGATGGCGAGGATGTGCATATTGTAGGATTGATGGAGCACATAGAGCCTGCGGGCATCCACTCCGGAGATTCAAGTGCGGTACTGCCGCCTTTCAGTTTATCTGAAAAGGTGATGAACGATATGGAGGTTTACTCTAAAAAAATTGCCAAAGCGCTGAATGTAATCGGATTGTTAAACATACAGTTTGCGGTGAAAGATGAGAAAGTATATGTGATAGAAGCCAACCCAAGGGCGTCGAGAACGGTTCCTTTCATTGCCAAGGCTTACGATGTGCCTTACATCAATATTGCCGCTAAGGTAATGCTGGGGGTGAATAAGCTGAAAGACTTTACCATCGAACGCAAGCTGGAAGGTTATGCAATTAAAGAACCGGTATTCTCTTTCAACAAATTCCCGGAAGTTACCAAAGAGTTAGGCCCGGAAATGAAGTCTACTGGCGAGGCAATCCGCTTCATCAGGAATACGGAAGATCCTTACTTCAGGCAACTCTATAAAGATAAGTCGATGTATTTGTCTAAATAA
- a CDS encoding carboxypeptidase-like regulatory domain-containing protein yields MKKLSFLAMAGLLIAFFAFTFIKDGGIQGKVTPPEGAVQVLAVSGKDTLKTEINNGSFLFAAVKPGTYTLWVKAKAPYKDTSLENVAVVDSSTTDVGEIKLLQ; encoded by the coding sequence ATGAAAAAGTTAAGTTTTTTGGCGATGGCGGGATTGCTGATCGCTTTTTTCGCCTTTACTTTTATTAAAGATGGTGGCATACAAGGTAAAGTTACTCCTCCCGAAGGAGCCGTTCAGGTGCTTGCAGTTTCTGGGAAAGATACCCTGAAAACAGAAATCAACAACGGCAGCTTTTTGTTTGCGGCCGTAAAGCCGGGCACTTATACGTTATGGGTAAAAGCTAAAGCACCTTACAAAGATACTTCCCTCGAGAATGTAGCGGTAGTGGACAGCTCGACAACAGATGTGGGCGAGATCAAGTTATTGCAGTAA
- a CDS encoding MFS transporter — protein MDDQTAITEKPDLYAALRLKEFRYYVGMRFFFTFAYQMQAVIIGFHIYHLTKDPLALGLVGLCEAVPSIGIALYGGYVADKSEKRGLLMKIFATVFLCSFVMMLVTIPQMHAYVPAGYVVPVMYLMIFGIGIARGFYSPAAFSVMGQVVPKALYPNSSTWNSSAYMTASILGPAVGGLIYAFFGVTTTYAVIIAFILVALGFIFLLTPVPPRFIPKENIVKSLTEGVKFVFKNKMMLGAMSLDLFSVFFGGAVALLPVFANDILKVGSEGLGFMRAAASAGAVITMLAMTRFSPMNKPWRNLLIAVTGFGTSIICYGISKNFYLTLFFLFMEGAFDSVSVLIRSTIMQLLTPDEMRGRVSAVNSMFIGSSNEIGAFESGLTAKLMRTVPAVVFGGSMTIVVAGVTYLKTKGLMKLSLQDINEQKV, from the coding sequence TTGGACGATCAGACAGCCATAACCGAAAAACCCGACCTCTACGCAGCGCTACGACTTAAAGAATTCAGATATTATGTGGGCATGCGGTTCTTTTTTACGTTTGCCTACCAGATGCAGGCTGTAATTATTGGGTTCCATATCTATCATCTGACGAAAGACCCGCTGGCCCTTGGCCTGGTAGGGCTTTGTGAGGCCGTCCCTTCTATCGGCATTGCACTATACGGAGGCTACGTTGCCGATAAATCGGAAAAACGCGGTTTGCTGATGAAAATCTTTGCAACGGTATTTTTGTGTTCATTTGTAATGATGCTGGTTACCATTCCGCAAATGCATGCGTATGTGCCTGCCGGATATGTGGTACCGGTGATGTACCTGATGATCTTCGGGATAGGTATAGCTCGCGGTTTCTATAGTCCGGCCGCTTTTTCGGTAATGGGGCAGGTAGTCCCCAAAGCACTTTATCCAAACTCAAGTACCTGGAACAGTTCAGCTTACATGACCGCTTCAATTCTGGGCCCGGCAGTGGGCGGTTTGATCTATGCGTTTTTTGGCGTAACCACCACCTATGCGGTTATTATTGCTTTTATTCTGGTGGCGCTTGGTTTTATCTTTCTTTTAACACCCGTACCTCCAAGGTTTATCCCTAAGGAGAACATCGTAAAAAGCCTTACGGAAGGTGTGAAGTTTGTATTTAAGAACAAGATGATGCTGGGTGCGATGAGCCTGGATCTCTTTTCTGTCTTTTTTGGGGGTGCGGTGGCGCTGTTGCCGGTTTTTGCAAACGACATCCTCAAGGTTGGTTCCGAAGGTTTGGGCTTTATGCGGGCTGCAGCATCGGCAGGGGCGGTAATTACCATGCTGGCCATGACCCGCTTTTCGCCAATGAATAAACCCTGGAGAAACCTGCTCATTGCCGTTACCGGCTTTGGAACAAGCATCATTTGTTATGGCATTTCCAAAAACTTTTACCTCACCCTGTTCTTCCTGTTCATGGAAGGCGCATTTGACAGTGTAAGTGTACTGATCCGCTCTACGATCATGCAGCTGCTCACGCCAGATGAAATGCGTGGCAGGGTATCGGCCGTGAACAGTATGTTTATTGGCTCCTCCAACGAAATCGGCGCCTTTGAATCGGGTTTAACGGCCAAGCTGATGCGGACTGTTCCTGCAGTAGTATTCGGCGGCAGCATGACCATTGTGGTGGCCGGGGTTACCTACCTCAAAACAAAAGGGCTGATGAAGCTGAGCCTGCAGGACATCAATGAGCAGAAAGTTTAA
- a CDS encoding thiamine phosphate synthase, with product MKKFIEKLHFITHDIPQLSHIEQAQIACESGAKWIQYRCLTKNEEALLEDINAIAGICDDWGATLIVTDHVQLNGKADIQGFHIEDMDADFVRLREELGEAVTIGGSANTAEGLIRLATEGADYAGFGPFYTTITKPNELPLLGIEGYRNAMKILKEKSIDLPVLAVGGVGIPDIEPLMHTGIFGIAASAAINQAEDMRDAYLSFYDKIM from the coding sequence ATGAAGAAATTCATTGAAAAACTGCATTTCATTACCCACGACATTCCACAGCTGAGCCATATTGAACAGGCACAGATTGCCTGCGAGTCCGGTGCGAAATGGATACAATACCGCTGCCTGACAAAAAATGAGGAGGCATTGCTGGAAGATATCAATGCCATTGCAGGGATTTGTGACGACTGGGGCGCGACCCTGATCGTTACAGATCATGTGCAGCTGAACGGCAAGGCAGATATCCAGGGCTTTCATATAGAAGATATGGACGCAGATTTTGTTCGGTTGAGGGAAGAGCTCGGCGAGGCCGTTACGATAGGAGGATCGGCAAATACAGCTGAGGGCTTAATAAGACTGGCCACTGAAGGCGCAGATTATGCGGGTTTTGGCCCTTTTTATACCACCATTACCAAACCTAACGAGCTGCCTTTACTCGGCATTGAAGGGTACAGGAATGCCATGAAGATTTTGAAAGAAAAATCAATTGATTTACCGGTGCTAGCCGTTGGGGGCGTGGGCATTCCTGATATCGAACCATTGATGCATACCGGGATATTCGGAATTGCAGCCTCCGCAGCCATTAACCAGGCAGAGGATATGCGGGACGCCTACCTGTCATTTTATGACAAGATCATGTAA